The following nucleotide sequence is from Corynebacterium hindlerae.
TCCATGTTGCCACACGACCGTGCTGGAGTTGCGTCCACACCAGGAACACCGCTGCCACAGCAATCACCGGGATGATGAGCTTTCGCGCAATCTCATGCGCACGACCACGCAGCGGCTCCTCAGATTTCAGCCCCAGGAACAGCAAGCCATGGATCAGGAAGGCCCCCAGGAACGTGACACCACCCAGCAGGCCGTACGGGTTCAACAGGGCGATAAAACCGTCGAAGCCGGACTCGATCTGACGGTTGCCGTCGATAGCAACGCCCCGCACGATGTTGCCGAAGGCCACACCCCACAAAATCGCCGCCACCCAACTGCCGAACATAATGCCGAGGTCGCACCGATCCCGCCACTGCTCGGTATCGACTTTGCCACGCCATTCCAACCCCACGCCACGCAGAATCAGTCCGAGCAAGATCAGGAACAGTGGCAAATAGAAACCCGAGAACAACGTGGCGTACCACTCCGGGAACGCCGCGAACAGCGCGCCACCAGCGGTGATAAGCCACACCTCGTTGCCGTCCCACACCGGACCGATCGTCTTAATAGCGGCCGTGCGTTCCTCTTTCTTTAGCCACGGCAACACCATGCCGACACCAAAGTCAAAGCCCTCCAGGACGAAGTAACCAGCAAACAAAACAGCGACCAGAATGAACCAAACCGTTTGCAAATCCATTAGTTTCGCACTCCTTCAGCACCGAAACGAAGCGGTTCGACAGGGGCGTCAGGCGGCCCATATCCATCAGCAGCGTGATCGCTAGCCCCAAGCGGAAGTGGTCCTTCCAACACCTTCTTGCGGATCAGCCAGAACCACACCAGCGCGAGCAAACCGTAGACCAGCGTAAACCCGATCAACGACACCCACACCACCCACGGCGCATGGTTAGACACACCGAAGTCAACAATCAAATGAATCTGGTCCTCACCGTTGGGGCTCCCCGGAGCGAATGCCGGATTTGGATGCACAATCCATGGCTGGCGCCCCATCTCCGTGAACACCCAGCCCGCAGAGTTAGCGACAAACGGGAACGGCGTAGCCCACAATGCCAGGGTGCCGAACCACTTCTTGTCTGGAAGCGCGCCCTTCCTAGAGAACCAAAAGCCCAGGACACACAGGATGAGGGAGCCGACGATCAGGCCGATCATCATGCGGAACGACCAATACGTGACGAACAGGTTTGGTGTGTAATTTCCCGGACCGTACAGTGCCTCGTACTTATCCTGCAGCTGATTCACACCCTGCAAGGTCACACCCGAGAACTTGGTTTCAGACAGGAAACTCAAGACCCACGGAACCTCAATCAAGTGTTTGACGGACTCACAGTTGTTGTGGGTACCCACGGTCAACACGGAGAAATGCGGATCCATTTGGGTTTCACAGAGTGATTCTGCAGACGCCATCTTCATCGGCTGCTGGATGAACATCAATTTAGCCTGAATATCGCCGGTAATACCGAGCAATACCGAAGAGATAGCGGTGACCCATAAACCGAGGCGCATTGTAGGGCGCCACAAAATGCTGGCCCGATCCTTGTGAGCCAAGCGATCACGCACGATCCACCATGCCGAAATACCGGCCATGAAGGTGCCCGCCGTCAACAACGACCCAGAGAACGTATGAGGCCAGGCCGCAAGCGCAGTGGGGTTGCTCAGCAGCGCACCAATATCTGTCAGCTCAGCACGACCCGTCTCTGGGTTGAACACCGCACC
It contains:
- a CDS encoding cytochrome ubiquinol oxidase subunit I, which translates into the protein MDIVDVSRWQFGITTVYHFIFVPLTIGLAPLVAMLQTAWHVTGKDHWYRATRFFGTLFLVNFAMGVVTGIVQEFQFGMNWSEYSRFVGDVFGAPLALEGLAAFFIESTFLGLWIFGWGRLPKWAHLASIWLVAFAVNLSAYFIIVANSFMQHPVGAVFNPETGRAELTDIGALLSNPTALAAWPHTFSGSLLTAGTFMAGISAWWIVRDRLAHKDRASILWRPTMRLGLWVTAISSVLLGITGDIQAKLMFIQQPMKMASAESLCETQMDPHFSVLTVGTHNNCESVKHLIEVPWVLSFLSETKFSGVTLQGVNQLQDKYEALYGPGNYTPNLFVTYWSFRMMIGLIVGSLILCVLGFWFSRKGALPDKKWFGTLALWATPFPFVANSAGWVFTEMGRQPWIVHPNPAFAPGSPNGEDQIHLIVDFGVSNHAPWVVWVSLIGFTLVYGLLALVWFWLIRKKVLEGPLPLGASDHAADGYGPPDAPVEPLRFGAEGVRN
- the cydB gene encoding cytochrome d ubiquinol oxidase subunit II, which produces MDLQTVWFILVAVLFAGYFVLEGFDFGVGMVLPWLKKEERTAAIKTIGPVWDGNEVWLITAGGALFAAFPEWYATLFSGFYLPLFLILLGLILRGVGLEWRGKVDTEQWRDRCDLGIMFGSWVAAILWGVAFGNIVRGVAIDGNRQIESGFDGFIALLNPYGLLGGVTFLGAFLIHGLLFLGLKSEEPLRGRAHEIARKLIIPVIAVAAVFLVWTQLQHGRVATWILLVALVLCALAAAVALFRGRDGWAFAAWAGVILLCAAQLFGSLFPNLMPTTLADGVSLDIYNASSSQYTLTIMTWAAVLLTPVVLLYQGWTYWVFRKRVSV